A window of the Lolium perenne isolate Kyuss_39 chromosome 7, Kyuss_2.0, whole genome shotgun sequence genome harbors these coding sequences:
- the LOC127314876 gene encoding beta-ureidopropionase has product MESSNGKPSRGEEEAAAEGSIGGYESLHRLLESNLSPELFKEASRLLLGLNCARPLEAISLPAATTALAQAHDFDVQAFRFNADKEHMRQPRIVRVGLVQNSIAVPTTCHFADQKKAIMEKVKLIIDAAGASGVNVLCLQEAWTMPFAFCTREKRWCEFAEPVDGESTQFLQDLAQKYNMVIVSPILERDINHGEIIWNTVVVIGNNGNINGIHRKNHIPRVGDFNESTYYMEGNTGHPVFETAYGKIAVNICYGRHHPLNWLAFGLNGAEIVFNPSATVGELSEPMWPIEARNAAIANSYFVGSINRVGTEVFPNAFTSGDGKPQHADFGHFYGSSHFSAPDASCTPSLSRYRDGLMISDMDLNLCRQIKDKWAFRMTARYDMYASLLSEYLKPDFKPQVIADPLINKRRA; this is encoded by the exons GCTGCACAGGCTCCTCGAGTCCAACCTCTCCCCCGAGCTCTTCAAG GAGGCAAGCCGATTGCTTTTGGGACTGAATTGTGCACGCCCTCTTGAGGCCATTTCACTGCCTGCGGCCACAACAGCTCTTGCACAAGCGCATGATTTTGATGTGCAG GCATTCCGTTTTAATGCTGACAAAGAGCATATGAGGCAACCACGAATTGTTCGAGTTGGTCTCGTTCAGAACTCAATTGCTGTTCCAACAACTTGTCATTTTGCTGATCAAAAGAAGGCTATCATGGAGAAAGTAAAACTCATCATAGATGCAGCTGGTGCTTCTGGTGTCAATGTCTTGTGCTTACAG GAAGCCTGGACAATGCCTTTTGCCTTCTGCACACGTGAAAAACGGTGGTGTGAGTTTGCCGAGCCCGTTGATGGAGAGTCTACTCAGTTCCTTCAAGACCTCGCCCAGAAATATAACATGGTAATTGTTAGCCCGATCCTCGAAAGGGATATAAACCATGGAGAGATTATATGGAATACTGTTGTTGTAATTGGAAATAATGGCAACATAAATGGCATTCATCGAAAG AATCACATCCCAAGAGTTGGCGACTTCAATGAGAGCACATACTATATGGAAGGTAACACTGGGCATCCGGTGTTTGAAACAGCTTATGGCAAAATTGCTGTAAACATCTGTTATGGCAGGCATCATCCTCTTAATTGGCTTGCATTTGGCCTCAATGGCGCTGAAATAGTTTTCAACCCATCTGCAACCGTTGGTGAACTCAGTGAGCCAATGTGGCCTATTGAG GCAAGGAATGCGGCAATTGCAAATAGCTACTTTGTCGGATCAATTAACCGGGTAGGCACAGAGGTATTCCCAAACGCATTCACTTCTGGTGATGGGAAACCTCAGCATGCCGACTTTGGCCATTTTTATGGATCCAGCCATTTCTCAGCGCCTGATGCTTCTTGCACCCCGTCGCTCTCTCGCTACCGAGATGGCTTGATGATATCTGACATGGACCTCAACTTATGCCGCCAGATAAAAGACAAGTGGGCCTTCCGCATGACTGCTCGTTATGACATGTACGCTAGCTTGCTTTCAGAGTACTTGAAGCCAGATTTCAAGCCTCAAGTCATTGCCGATCCCTTGATTAATAAGAGGAGGGCATAA
- the LOC127312585 gene encoding uncharacterized protein translates to MSEEKNTSTAVVVMPSSTSWTDHPMFAAMAPWIQSFARVETERDSLRLTSSKLAKAKQSAEERLGSLEKQVKDLQDKLSSQQSESKKALDDAQEAVSRRDRDLVARLSALVHGAKGHESTSTSAGTSGDAVSLESVIAEFEVLLSKTQGDLAAVTGTLCSLHAGMCPTGTVPSTAQGLAAAFGEGSSIVMDFARELTVRGSEYTLKLLLSNGAEANFDAALSDYPKKQDGKPLSFRGVTEPATRMSELCIRTMERRAEAVVARSRKNRAESVSQF, encoded by the exons ATGAGTGAGGAGAAAAATACTTCGACTGCAGTTGTTGTGATGCCTTCTTCCACCTCTTGGACTGACCAC CCAATGTTTGCTGCTATGGCTCCTTGGATCCAATCTTTTGCTCGGGTGGAAACCGAAAGGGATTCCCTGCGATTGACTTCGTCGAAGCTTGCGA AAGCAAAACAATCTGCTGAGGAGCGATTGGGAAGCTTGGAAAAACAGGTAAAGGATTTGCAAGACAAGCTCTCCTCCCAGCAGTCTGAATCGAAGAAGGCACTTGACGACGCCCAAGAAGCTGTCAGTCGTCGCGACAGGGATTTGGTTGCACGTCTATCGGCCCTGGTTCATGGTGCCAAAG GTCATGAGAGCACCTCGACTTCTGCTGGGACATCGGGTGATGCAGTGTCACTCGAGAGTGTTATTGCGGAGTTTGAGGTGCTGCTGTCCAAGACCCAAGGAGATCTAGCTGCTGTGACGGGTACCCTTTGCAGTTTGCATGCAGGGATGTGTCCTACGGGTACAGTTCCTTCGACTGCTCAAGGTCTTGCTGCGGCGTTTGGAGAAGGATCTTCAATCGTGATGGACTTTGCCCGCGAACTCACGGTACGCGGCTCGGAGTACACCCTCAAGCTCTTACTAAGCAATGGTGCAGAGGCTAATTTCGACGCTGCTTTGTCGGATTACCCGAAAAAGCAAGATGGAAAGCCACTGTCATTTAGGGGTGTCACCGAGCCTGCTACCCGAATGAGCGAACTTTGCATCCGGACCATGGAGCGTCGAGCTGAAGCTGTTGTAGCTCGGTCGCGTAAAAATAGGGCAGAGTCTGTGTCGCAGTTTTAG